A genomic window from Nicotiana sylvestris chromosome 11, ASM39365v2, whole genome shotgun sequence includes:
- the LOC104221649 gene encoding uncharacterized protein: MGSTMYETSEYQKRFFTPTTCTQQIDSLGNVLYGAGSDLIKSELGAYGEKFFGSSSDYVQSNISRYISNPKYYFQVNEEYVKNKLKVILFPFLHKGHWMRTADLAGGEFSFKPPIYDINAPDLYIPMMAFGTYLVLAGYFLGITTKFSPEALGVQFTTGLLCWLLQILLLEATLHSLGSGEVPLLDMVAYGGYIFVAASVILIARIIWDYSFHLITFFECFCMGIFLIKTMKRILIAEVRSFEKHSTKRNYILLFIALSQIPLLFWLGNVGVGAK; this comes from the exons ATGGGGTCAACAATGTATGAAACATCAGAATATCAGAAAAGGTTTTTCACACCAACAACTTGTACTCAGCAAATTGATTCACTTGGGAATGTATTATATGGTGCTGGATCTGATCTTATCAAAAGTGAACTTGGTGCTTATGGGGAGAAATTTTTTGGTTCAAGTTCTGACTATGTTCAAAGCAAT ATTAGCAGATACATTTCGAATCCTAAGTATTATTTTCAAGTGAATGAAGAATACGTGAAGAATAAATTGAAGGTGATTTTATTCCCATTTCTTCACAAG GGACATTGGATGAGAACTGCTGATTTAGCTGGAGGAGAATTTTCATTTAAACCTCCAATTTATGATATTAATGCACCTGATTTGTACATCCCAATGATGGCTTTTGGTACTTATTTGGTTCTTGCTGGCTACTTCTTGGGCATTACCACCAA ATTTAGTCCAGAAGCTTTAGGTGTACAATTCACAACAGGATTACTTTGTTGGCTTTTGCAAATCCTTTTACTTGAAGCCACATTACACTCTTTAGGAAGTGGAGAAGTGCCACTTCTTGACATGGTTGCGTATGGTGGCTACATTTTTGTAGCAGCATCAGTCATTTTAATTGCTAGGATTATTTGGGATTATTCATTTCATTTAATTACATTTTTTGAATGCTTTTGCATGGGAATTTTCTTAATAAAAACCATGAAAAGAATCCTAATTGCAGAGGTTAGGAGCTTTGAAAAGCATTCAACAAAAAGAAATTACATTTTGCTTTTCATTGCCTTGTCTCAAATTCCTTTGCTTTTTTGGTTGGGAAATGTTGGTGTTGGAGCCAAGTGA